In the genome of Maridesulfovibrio bastinii DSM 16055, the window TCGTTCCATGCTGCTCGACTATCGCTGCCCGAAGGCGTTCCCGCTCCTGGTCCATGTTAGTTGGTGCTGTAGTCGATGCCGCGCTTATTACAACGCTGTTGCATGTCCTTAAGCAATGTCTGCATGTGGGCCTGTTCTCTGATCCAAACAAACCGTTCAACGCCGAACTGCTTCTTGCAGCGGGAGTCCAGCCCGTAAAGGTTCCAGCCGAGCTTTTTGGCCAGGATAAGCGCATAGCGTTTCTGTTTGGCTAGCGGATCTTTATCACTGATTTCTACAAATTCACCCTGATAGCCCTTGCCTTTTTTCTGGGTAGGAGTTGGATTCTTTATTTTAGCTGGCTGTGGTTTCCAGCCCATTTCACAAATATAGACATTATGAATAAGGTCATGCAGCTGCTTGATATTGAGCTTGGTCGAACTGTCCACCTGATAACGGCGTTTCAGCAGAATCATGTATGCTTCATCGTCAATACCGATCTGTTTCCTGGCAATAGCTGCTTTTTGTATTAATTGCTTTTTACCGTAGTTCATCACAATTCCTGTTAGCTGCTCATCAGGCCGGGGCCGCTACACTCCGGCGACCGCCCGAAGGCGGTTTCGCTTGACTTTAAGCGCGATCAATCAGATTCTGTGCTTGCGTAGTCCAGTCTTTCGACATTGTTCCACTCTCGACGCCAATCTTGAGGAGCTTTGTCATTGACTGGACCTT includes:
- a CDS encoding phage protein GemA/Gp16 family protein yields the protein MNYGKKQLIQKAAIARKQIGIDDEAYMILLKRRYQVDSSTKLNIKQLHDLIHNVYICEMGWKPQPAKIKNPTPTQKKGKGYQGEFVEISDKDPLAKQKRYALILAKKLGWNLYGLDSRCKKQFGVERFVWIREQAHMQTLLKDMQQRCNKRGIDYSTN